A region of Alkalinema sp. FACHB-956 DNA encodes the following proteins:
- a CDS encoding diguanylate cyclase → MLSQLTIPQKHNRPAALDHQHLYAAGLQQVQQLAQRIWTDYNVHDPGITTLELLCYALTDLSYRASFPIADILASDPALNHDTFFTARQILPNRALTVLDYRKLLIDLPGVKNAWINPTTITYYANLVQKQLQYGPSEIDRTLPVNLAGLYQVTIEYMDGINTNAEKEAIQEAVWQCLQANRNLCEDFIALEEITTQNFLLCAELELTPDADVAKVNAEIWFQVQQYLAPGVRNYRLSEMLSRKKTDGTPYTIDEIFDGPALNCGFIDDGELAQAELRTEIRLSDVISIVMDIPGVQAVRDIVINPAGTEVPLATKWVVPVAAQHKALLDRDQSRLVFYKRQMPVVTNRDRVNRLYTELTQAVTVKAEAITLDDLPIPPGNPRSLDRYYSFQNHFPAIYGLSQEGLPSNADSTRKALAYQLKAYLLFFDQIMANYFAQLHHVKDLFSIDPELRRTYFYQVVDSFSNYQTIYHTTEDRDPVEVIRTLQTQQDDQEQRSGFDRRNRFLDHLIARFAEQFHDLAYTLYSAFGTSPESLIRYKCDFLKHYPEISRERSLAYNYTLQGEGDLWNSENVSGLEKRLAKLLGIQNYKRRNLGDIAYDIYAEIDSTPENEFRFRIRNRDTLAIILSSSRNYETQVLARQAMERAIKFALSPANYDRKISSNAKHYFNVIDDAGEVVARRIEYFDTEDQMNQAIDEVLHYLQVNYSDEGMYLIENILLRPEEETDPFLPICVDSNCTDCAEADPYSYRIHIILPDYGSRFSDMAFRRFAEQVIREETPAHILPKICWISAENMAIFEKLYYDWIHLKAGVNNTQRSEKLKNWIEHLFAVKNVYPPRRLRDCDGEENQPKFILGRSNLGTGENLKPDT, encoded by the coding sequence ATGTTGTCTCAACTGACCATTCCGCAAAAACATAATCGCCCTGCGGCCCTAGATCATCAACATCTCTATGCAGCAGGCTTACAGCAGGTGCAGCAACTAGCACAGCGGATTTGGACGGACTACAACGTTCACGATCCTGGAATCACGACCTTAGAATTATTGTGTTATGCCCTCACGGATTTGAGTTATCGCGCATCTTTCCCGATCGCGGATATCCTAGCCAGTGATCCTGCGCTCAATCATGACACTTTTTTCACTGCACGACAAATTCTGCCTAACCGCGCCCTAACCGTTTTAGACTACCGGAAGTTGCTGATTGATTTACCCGGCGTCAAAAATGCTTGGATCAACCCTACAACCATTACCTATTACGCCAACCTCGTTCAAAAGCAGCTTCAGTATGGCCCTTCAGAGATCGATCGAACCCTTCCTGTAAACTTAGCAGGCTTATATCAAGTCACGATCGAGTACATGGATGGGATTAATACCAATGCTGAAAAAGAGGCTATTCAGGAAGCAGTTTGGCAATGCTTACAGGCCAATCGAAATCTTTGTGAGGATTTCATTGCATTAGAAGAAATTACAACACAGAATTTTCTACTATGTGCCGAACTCGAACTCACACCGGATGCGGATGTCGCCAAAGTGAATGCGGAAATTTGGTTCCAAGTCCAGCAGTATCTTGCCCCCGGCGTGAGAAACTATCGCCTGAGTGAAATGCTATCCCGCAAAAAGACCGACGGTACACCCTATACGATCGATGAAATCTTCGATGGCCCTGCATTAAATTGCGGTTTTATTGATGATGGGGAATTAGCCCAAGCGGAACTACGCACAGAAATTCGTCTCTCGGATGTGATTAGCATCGTGATGGATATTCCAGGAGTACAGGCGGTGCGGGACATTGTAATCAATCCTGCTGGAACGGAGGTGCCGCTGGCAACGAAATGGGTGGTTCCCGTTGCAGCCCAGCACAAAGCTCTACTCGATCGCGATCAGTCTCGGCTGGTCTTTTACAAACGGCAGATGCCCGTAGTGACCAACCGTGATCGCGTGAATCGTCTCTATACCGAGCTGACGCAAGCAGTGACGGTGAAGGCCGAAGCCATTACCCTCGACGATTTACCGATTCCTCCAGGCAATCCCCGCAGCCTCGATCGCTATTACTCCTTTCAGAACCATTTCCCAGCGATTTATGGTTTGAGTCAGGAGGGTTTACCCAGCAATGCAGATTCAACCCGCAAAGCGTTGGCCTACCAGTTAAAAGCCTATTTACTCTTTTTCGATCAAATCATGGCCAACTATTTCGCCCAGTTGCACCATGTGAAGGATTTATTTTCGATCGATCCGGAATTACGCCGTACCTATTTCTATCAAGTGGTCGATTCTTTTTCAAATTACCAAACCATTTATCATACGACAGAAGATCGTGATCCCGTTGAAGTCATTCGCACGCTGCAAACCCAGCAGGACGACCAGGAGCAGCGTTCAGGGTTCGATCGTCGCAATCGATTTTTAGATCACTTAATTGCCCGTTTTGCAGAACAGTTCCATGATCTGGCCTACACGCTGTATTCAGCCTTTGGTACCAGTCCAGAGAGTTTGATTCGTTATAAGTGTGACTTTTTAAAGCATTACCCGGAAATCAGTCGTGAGAGATCGCTGGCCTACAACTATACGCTACAAGGGGAAGGTGATTTATGGAATAGCGAAAATGTATCTGGCCTAGAGAAGCGTCTAGCCAAGCTTTTAGGAATTCAAAATTACAAACGCCGGAATTTAGGAGACATTGCCTACGACATTTACGCTGAAATTGACAGTACTCCTGAAAATGAATTCCGTTTTCGCATTCGCAACCGGGATACCTTAGCCATTATCCTCAGCAGTAGTCGCAACTATGAAACGCAGGTGCTTGCCCGACAAGCCATGGAACGGGCGATTAAGTTTGCATTGTCCCCGGCAAATTACGATCGAAAAATCAGCAGCAACGCCAAGCATTATTTCAATGTGATTGATGATGCAGGCGAAGTCGTGGCACGGCGTATTGAGTATTTTGACACAGAAGATCAGATGAATCAGGCGATCGATGAAGTGCTGCACTATCTCCAGGTCAATTACAGCGATGAAGGGATGTATTTGATTGAGAATATTCTGCTCCGACCCGAGGAAGAAACTGATCCGTTTTTACCGATTTGTGTAGATAGCAATTGTACCGACTGTGCCGAAGCCGATCCCTATTCCTATCGCATTCATATTATTTTGCCTGATTACGGGAGTCGCTTTAGTGATATGGCCTTTCGGCGCTTTGCAGAGCAGGTGATTCGGGAAGAAACTCCGGCCCATATTCTGCCCAAAATCTGCTGGATTAGTGCGGAAAACATGGCGATTTTTGAAAAGCTATACTATGACTGGATTCATCTCAAAGCGGGTGTGAATAACACGCAGCGATCGGAAAAACTGAAGAACTGGATTGAGCATTTATTCGCTGTGAAGAATGTTTATCCCCCACGACGGTTACGGGACTGTGATGGTGAAGAGAATCAACCCAAATTCATTTTAGGACGGAGTAATTTAGGAACAGGAGAAAATTTAAAACCGGATACATAA